A region from the Leptolyngbya iicbica LK genome encodes:
- a CDS encoding cupredoxin domain-containing protein, which translates to MRRYRKFTLSSLAALGLLIAMATTSPAQTTHEAAAESGSGFRRIEQPLWTKALVTTAGLGLIGLELWWFLLSQSKTGKAKTQNGVQEVTVTVDGGYEPSQIVVQAGLPVRLNFHRLDPSSCLEEVRFPDFRIAKALPVNQTTAIEFTPSEPGRYEFACGMNMFRGTVEAVEASLIDQSADLATAAKST; encoded by the coding sequence ATGCGGCGTTATCGAAAATTTACTCTGAGCAGTTTGGCGGCTTTAGGGCTGCTGATCGCCATGGCCACAACTTCCCCGGCTCAAACGACCCATGAGGCGGCGGCAGAATCCGGCAGTGGATTTCGCCGCATTGAGCAGCCCCTATGGACTAAGGCCCTCGTAACGACAGCTGGTTTAGGGCTTATCGGACTAGAGCTTTGGTGGTTTCTCTTGAGCCAATCTAAAACCGGCAAAGCGAAAACTCAGAACGGGGTGCAAGAAGTCACCGTCACCGTGGATGGCGGCTATGAGCCCAGCCAAATTGTGGTTCAGGCTGGGCTCCCGGTGCGGCTTAACTTCCATCGGCTCGACCCCAGTAGTTGTTTAGAAGAAGTTCGCTTTCCTGACTTTCGCATCGCGAAAGCGCTCCCGGTCAATCAGACGACCGCGATCGAGTTCACCCCGAGTGAGCCAGGACGCTATGAGTTTGCCTGTGGGATGAACATGTTCCGAGGCACTGTTGAGGCCGTGGAGGCTTCTCTCATAGACCAATCTGCTGATTTGGCCACTGCTGCCAAATCGACTTGA
- a CDS encoding multicopper oxidase family protein — MAQAKVHSSEGGLLSFDLVAEAQRVKLGDRDANLLTYNGQVPGPRLEAKPGDTVQIRFTNRLNQPTNLHYHGLHIPPTGTGDNVFLEIPPGESHTYEFQIPPNHPAGTFWYHPHYHGLVAEQLFGGLAGLFIVRGDLDEVPEIKTAQEEFLVLKDYALDRSGNIPDPGHMAQMTGRIGDLLTVNGRFNPTLEIPQGGLLRLRLLNASTSRFFALSLEDHPFYLIATDGGAIAAPVEMNELVLAPGERVEVLVQGDREPGQYRLVNQPFNPAQGMMGRGMMGGGSMGGGMMGGSQRQSTTETIATLTYNGTTEPLPLPDQLIAIEPLPETQTTRQFSLNHGMGTGMGMVFLINGQAFDHNRIDTQVRLNTVEDWEIVNTGTMAHPFHVHTNKFQVISHNGQPVPYAAWKDVVSVSPGESVRLRMSFRDYVGKTVYHCHVLDHEDRGMMGILDIQPA, encoded by the coding sequence TTGGCCCAGGCTAAGGTTCACAGCAGCGAAGGCGGATTGCTCAGCTTTGACCTAGTGGCTGAAGCGCAGCGGGTGAAGCTAGGTGATCGCGATGCTAACCTGCTGACCTATAACGGACAGGTTCCGGGGCCTCGGTTAGAGGCCAAACCTGGAGATACGGTCCAGATTCGCTTTACCAATCGGCTGAACCAGCCGACTAACCTGCACTATCACGGGCTCCACATTCCGCCGACGGGCACTGGCGATAATGTCTTCCTCGAAATTCCGCCCGGCGAAAGTCACACCTATGAATTCCAGATTCCGCCCAACCATCCAGCCGGAACATTTTGGTATCACCCTCACTATCACGGCCTAGTTGCCGAGCAGTTGTTTGGTGGGCTGGCTGGACTCTTCATTGTGCGGGGAGACCTGGATGAGGTTCCTGAAATCAAAACCGCCCAGGAAGAATTCTTGGTGCTCAAAGACTATGCCCTAGACCGCAGCGGCAATATTCCTGACCCTGGCCACATGGCCCAGATGACGGGGCGCATTGGCGATCTGCTCACGGTCAATGGGCGGTTCAATCCGACTCTAGAGATTCCGCAGGGGGGACTGCTGCGACTGCGGCTGCTGAATGCGTCAACGTCCCGATTTTTTGCCCTGTCGTTGGAAGATCATCCCTTTTATCTGATTGCCACGGATGGCGGCGCGATCGCGGCTCCCGTTGAGATGAATGAGCTGGTGCTGGCTCCGGGGGAGCGGGTAGAGGTATTGGTGCAGGGAGATCGTGAACCCGGACAGTATCGCCTCGTCAATCAGCCGTTCAATCCTGCGCAGGGCATGATGGGACGCGGCATGATGGGTGGCGGCAGCATGGGTGGTGGCATGATGGGCGGTTCGCAGCGTCAGAGCACGACTGAAACCATCGCCACTCTGACCTACAACGGCACCACCGAACCGCTGCCGCTACCGGATCAACTGATTGCGATTGAACCACTACCTGAAACTCAGACGACTCGTCAATTTTCCCTTAATCACGGCATGGGCACGGGTATGGGCATGGTGTTTCTAATCAACGGCCAAGCCTTTGACCATAACCGCATTGATACCCAAGTGCGTCTCAACACGGTAGAAGACTGGGAAATCGTCAACACTGGCACGATGGCCCATCCCTTCCATGTCCATACCAACAAGTTTCAGGTGATTAGCCACAACGGCCAGCCTGTTCCTTACGCCGCCTGGAAAGATGTGGTGTCAGTGAGCCCCGGCGAAAGCGTTCGTCTCCGGATGTCTTTTCGCGACTATGTGGGCAAAACCGTCTACCACTGCCATGTCTTGGATCACGAAGACCGAGGCATGATGGGGATTCTGGATATTCAGCCAGCCTAA
- a CDS encoding DUF2933 domain-containing protein codes for MLKQFVKRLRLRSPMVLGLLFCLGILVAVAIAPFWTNFPAFTLYALLLLCPLMHLFLHGRMHSHHNHSSSDPSPEKEQ; via the coding sequence ATGCTGAAGCAATTTGTGAAGCGCCTACGGTTGCGATCTCCGATGGTACTGGGCCTGCTGTTTTGCCTTGGCATCTTAGTCGCGGTTGCGATCGCTCCGTTTTGGACAAACTTTCCCGCCTTTACACTCTACGCCTTACTGCTGCTCTGCCCTTTAATGCATCTTTTCTTGCATGGTCGAATGCACTCTCACCATAACCACAGCTCATCAGACCCAAGCCCTGAGAAAGAGCAATGA
- a CDS encoding TVP38/TMEM64 family protein translates to MTRKWRKRFKRLLQRHNFTAIGVLLLSLLVYAVISTQGKTNLLTPQGLQQAVSDTGLWGILVYIAVITLAVVISPIPGAPLTVAAGAIWGAIPAGIYSVIGGFLGGLIAYFIGLTLGRSAVQALTGKAIYFSKARGEWLIGGFIFVTRLLPVLSFDLISYGAGLSGLSLPVYAPTTLLGMIPSTLLLTYMGQAFTIGLPLGIALSMVFLMLLVLLPWGIRRYNWLGLRDMIRVE, encoded by the coding sequence ATGACACGAAAATGGCGGAAGCGCTTCAAACGACTACTGCAGCGACATAACTTCACGGCGATCGGTGTCTTGTTACTGTCGCTCTTAGTCTACGCCGTCATTTCTACTCAGGGCAAGACTAACCTATTGACGCCTCAAGGCTTGCAGCAAGCGGTTTCTGATACGGGACTCTGGGGGATTCTCGTCTACATTGCTGTGATCACTTTAGCTGTCGTGATCAGCCCCATTCCTGGAGCACCTTTAACGGTTGCCGCTGGAGCCATTTGGGGAGCCATTCCAGCCGGTATCTACAGCGTCATTGGAGGCTTTTTAGGCGGTCTCATTGCCTACTTTATCGGTCTCACGTTAGGACGTTCTGCCGTTCAGGCGCTCACAGGAAAGGCCATTTATTTTTCTAAGGCGCGAGGAGAATGGCTAATCGGGGGCTTCATCTTTGTCACGCGACTGCTGCCGGTGCTGTCGTTCGATTTGATTAGTTATGGTGCAGGATTATCTGGATTATCCTTGCCCGTTTACGCTCCCACCACCCTGCTAGGCATGATCCCATCCACTTTGCTGCTGACATATATGGGGCAAGCATTCACTATCGGCTTGCCGTTGGGTATTGCGCTTTCAATGGTATTTCTCATGCTGCTGGTATTGCTGCCCTGGGGCATTCGTCGTTACAACTGGTTAGGTTTGCGCGATATGATTCGGGTCGAGTAA
- a CDS encoding multicopper oxidase family protein, with protein sequence MKRRQFLSLMAAVSSAPLFFRCAPNQSNPLRRIVSTDGLLELSLKAQSGKPAIAGKAFQLLTYNGQVPAPILEANAGDTVRLALTNQLDAPTNLHYHGLHISPQIDDVFREVAPGESYTYEFQIPQNHPAITGWYHPHYHLNVASQVFGGLAGPLIIRGDLDDVPELRQAAEALLMLQDFDPQNTLREPHALGKRWGREGSLLTASGQQNPVIKLPQNGLLRLRLINASASRIYQLQLPEHPWFLIATDRGAIAEPTELDTLQLSPGERADLLIPGQRDPKDYEILSLPYDRGIANIVESLGDEVEQISGVVPPTQAVMATLRYQPSDRVSPLPMPQKLIPVAPLPAPQTTREFVLNHGIDSTAGSTGFIINGQSFVMDRVNTQVRLNQVEDWRIINQASMDHPFHLHTNRFQVIERNGQPETLLTWKDTVGLKGYETVTIRVRFEDFIGRTVYHCHILDHEDQGMMGILDIQPA encoded by the coding sequence ATGAAGCGTCGTCAATTCTTAAGCCTCATGGCCGCTGTATCGAGTGCACCGTTATTTTTCCGCTGTGCTCCCAACCAAAGTAATCCCCTCCGCCGCATTGTTAGCACCGACGGATTACTAGAACTCTCCCTCAAGGCTCAATCAGGGAAACCCGCGATCGCTGGAAAAGCATTTCAGTTACTCACCTACAACGGTCAAGTTCCAGCCCCCATCCTTGAAGCGAATGCTGGTGATACCGTCCGTTTAGCCCTGACCAATCAACTGGATGCCCCCACTAATCTCCACTACCACGGCCTCCACATCTCACCTCAAATCGACGATGTCTTTCGCGAGGTTGCTCCTGGTGAAAGCTACACCTACGAATTCCAGATTCCCCAGAATCACCCGGCGATCACGGGTTGGTACCACCCCCACTATCACCTCAATGTTGCCTCACAAGTGTTTGGTGGACTGGCTGGGCCACTGATTATTCGCGGTGACCTAGATGACGTTCCTGAGTTACGTCAGGCGGCAGAGGCTCTATTGATGCTGCAAGACTTCGACCCTCAAAATACACTGCGTGAGCCCCATGCCCTCGGTAAAAGATGGGGCCGTGAGGGGTCCCTCCTGACAGCGAGTGGACAGCAAAATCCCGTCATTAAGCTGCCCCAGAATGGCTTGCTGCGATTGAGGCTTATCAATGCCTCCGCTTCACGGATTTACCAGCTCCAGTTACCAGAGCATCCCTGGTTTTTAATCGCGACCGACCGAGGCGCGATCGCTGAACCGACAGAACTCGATACGCTACAACTATCACCGGGCGAACGCGCCGATCTATTGATTCCCGGTCAACGGGACCCCAAAGACTATGAAATTTTGAGTCTCCCTTACGATCGCGGCATCGCCAACATCGTGGAGTCCTTAGGCGATGAGGTTGAACAGATATCAGGAGTCGTGCCGCCGACCCAAGCGGTCATGGCGACCCTGCGGTATCAACCGAGCGATCGCGTTTCGCCCTTACCCATGCCCCAAAAGCTAATTCCCGTTGCTCCCCTGCCTGCACCGCAGACAACTCGCGAGTTCGTGCTCAATCACGGTATCGATTCGACAGCAGGGTCTACGGGCTTCATTATCAACGGTCAATCCTTCGTCATGGATCGGGTCAATACTCAGGTTCGCCTCAACCAAGTCGAGGACTGGCGCATTATCAACCAAGCCAGCATGGACCATCCCTTTCACCTACATACCAACCGTTTTCAAGTCATCGAACGGAACGGTCAGCCCGAGACGCTGCTGACTTGGAAAGACACAGTCGGACTCAAAGGCTATGAAACAGTCACCATTCGAGTCCGCTTTGAGGATTTCATCGGGCGCACTGTGTATCACTGCCACATCCTCGATCATGAAGACCAAGGCATGATGGGAATTCTCGATATTCAGCCAGCGTAG
- a CDS encoding GIY-YIG nuclease family protein, which produces MPLSERSQLPSASGIYVIADGEQTVWYVGQAIDLKARWMGKGHHRYPQLSRAHRKLGQRIYWQPVPLARLDEQEQIYISQFAPELNGQKVKQYLPKEPQVFREIKRLLKALNKPTQLFPDVRAVVLGEYAAQDETRCLMILVTVNDLYLVDRSARKRHAPKIRNAWTMREYDCGKDDSQYVPCRIPTYRFFAWQFEFISVPELNDHLWHSAELREKILGTIDVFGVEVQALKNFSLIDDSDLPETYAFTRSDGRKMLQNTAYLKFRRPQLRLIEETVKG; this is translated from the coding sequence GTGCCATTGTCGGAACGATCGCAGTTGCCCTCTGCGTCGGGTATCTACGTCATCGCGGATGGGGAGCAGACTGTTTGGTATGTGGGCCAAGCGATTGACCTCAAAGCTCGCTGGATGGGCAAAGGTCATCACCGTTACCCTCAACTCAGCCGCGCTCATCGGAAGTTGGGCCAGCGCATCTATTGGCAACCCGTGCCCCTAGCCCGGTTAGACGAGCAAGAGCAGATCTACATTTCACAGTTTGCACCCGAGTTGAACGGTCAAAAGGTCAAGCAATATTTACCTAAAGAGCCGCAAGTCTTTCGTGAAATTAAACGGCTTCTAAAGGCTCTGAACAAACCTACCCAACTCTTTCCTGACGTGAGAGCCGTTGTGCTGGGTGAGTACGCTGCACAGGATGAGACTCGTTGCCTGATGATTCTCGTGACTGTTAATGACCTTTACCTAGTTGATCGATCTGCTCGAAAGCGCCACGCCCCCAAAATCCGCAATGCTTGGACGATGAGAGAATACGACTGTGGCAAAGACGATAGCCAATATGTCCCCTGCCGTATCCCCACCTATCGCTTTTTTGCCTGGCAATTTGAGTTCATATCAGTGCCTGAACTCAACGACCATTTGTGGCACTCGGCGGAGCTGAGAGAGAAAATCCTCGGTACTATAGATGTGTTTGGTGTCGAGGTTCAAGCTTTAAAGAATTTCAGTCTGATAGATGATAGTGATCTGCCCGAAACCTATGCCTTCACTCGGAGCGATGGGCGAAAAATGCTGCAAAATACTGCCTATCTAAAGTTTAGGAGACCACAGTTACGGTTAATCGAAGAAACCGTAAAGGGATAG